The Kosakonia sacchari SP1 genome includes a window with the following:
- the ftsA gene encoding cell division protein FtsA, with amino-acid sequence MIKATDRKLVVGLEIGTAKVAALVGEVLPDGIVNIIGVGSCPSRGMDKGGVNDLESVVKCVQRAIDQAELMADCQISSVYLALSGKHISCQNEIGMVPISEEEVTQEDVENVVHTAKSVRVRDEHRVLHVIPQEYAIDYQEGIKNPVGLSGVRMQAKVHLITCHNDMAKNIVKAVERCGLKVDQLIFAGLASSYSVLTEDERELGVCVVDIGGGTMDMAVYTGGALRHTKVIPYAGNVVTSDIAYAFGTPPSDAEAIKVRHGCALGSLVGKDESVEVPSVGGRPPRSLQRQTLADVIEPRYTELLNLVNDEILQLQEQLRQQGVKHHLAAGIVLTGGAAQMEGLAACAQRVFHTQVRIGAPLNITGLTDYAQEPYYSTAVGLLHYGKETHLSGEAEVEKRVSVGSWFKRINSWLRKEF; translated from the coding sequence ATGATCAAGGCGACGGACAGAAAACTGGTAGTAGGACTGGAGATTGGCACCGCGAAGGTCGCCGCTTTAGTAGGGGAAGTTCTGCCCGACGGTATTGTGAATATCATTGGCGTAGGCAGTTGTCCGTCTCGTGGGATGGATAAAGGCGGAGTGAACGATCTGGAATCGGTGGTGAAATGCGTTCAGCGCGCTATCGATCAGGCTGAATTGATGGCCGATTGCCAGATTTCATCGGTCTACCTTGCGCTCTCGGGGAAGCATATTAGCTGTCAGAACGAGATTGGTATGGTGCCAATTTCGGAAGAAGAAGTTACGCAGGAAGATGTGGAAAACGTGGTGCATACGGCTAAATCGGTACGTGTGCGCGATGAACACCGTGTTTTACATGTGATTCCGCAGGAGTACGCTATCGACTACCAGGAAGGGATCAAAAACCCGGTAGGTCTGTCTGGCGTACGCATGCAGGCGAAAGTGCATTTGATTACTTGCCATAACGATATGGCGAAAAACATCGTTAAAGCCGTTGAACGATGTGGTTTGAAAGTTGACCAACTTATTTTTGCCGGACTGGCTTCCAGCTACTCCGTGCTGACTGAAGATGAACGTGAGCTGGGTGTCTGCGTCGTCGACATCGGCGGTGGTACAATGGATATGGCGGTTTATACCGGCGGTGCGCTGCGTCATACCAAAGTTATCCCTTACGCGGGGAACGTGGTAACCAGCGACATTGCGTATGCCTTTGGTACACCACCGAGCGATGCTGAGGCGATTAAAGTTCGCCACGGTTGTGCACTGGGTTCGCTGGTTGGCAAAGACGAGAGCGTTGAGGTACCGAGTGTTGGCGGCCGTCCGCCACGTAGCCTGCAGCGTCAGACGCTGGCAGACGTTATAGAGCCGCGCTACACCGAGCTGCTCAACCTGGTGAACGACGAAATTTTGCAGTTACAGGAACAGCTTCGCCAACAAGGTGTGAAACATCATCTGGCGGCGGGGATTGTGTTGACCGGCGGTGCGGCGCAAATGGAAGGCCTGGCGGCCTGCGCGCAGCGCGTGTTCCATACGCAGGTGCGTATTGGTGCGCCGCTCAATATTACTGGTTTAACGGATTACGCCCAGGAGCCGTACTATT
- the ftsQ gene encoding cell division protein FtsQ has translation MSQAALNTRNREAEAVKISRRNNGTRLAGIVFLLTVLCTVLVSGWVVLGWMDDAQRLPLSKLVLTGDRHYTRNDDIRQSILALGAPGTFMTQDVNIIQSQIERLPWIKQASVRKQWPDELKIHLVEYVPIARWNDQHMVDVDGNAFSVPAERTSKQILPMLYGPEGSESEVLQGYRDMGQVLAKDKFTLKEAAMTARRSWQVTLSNDIKLNLGRGDTMKRLARFVELYPVLQQQAQTDGKEISYVDLRYDSGAAVGWKVAPVQEPNQQQNQAQQNQAQAEQQ, from the coding sequence ATGTCACAGGCTGCGCTGAACACGCGAAATCGCGAAGCGGAGGCTGTCAAAATCTCCCGCCGCAACAATGGAACGCGTCTTGCAGGTATAGTATTCCTGCTGACGGTGCTGTGCACTGTGTTGGTGAGTGGCTGGGTGGTACTGGGTTGGATGGACGACGCACAGCGTTTGCCGTTATCAAAGCTGGTGTTGACAGGCGATCGTCATTACACCCGCAACGATGATATTCGCCAATCTATTTTGGCGTTGGGCGCGCCCGGCACGTTTATGACGCAGGACGTTAACATCATTCAAAGCCAGATAGAACGTCTGCCCTGGATCAAGCAGGCGAGCGTCAGAAAACAGTGGCCAGACGAATTGAAGATTCATCTGGTTGAATATGTGCCCATTGCGCGGTGGAATGATCAGCATATGGTTGATGTGGACGGCAACGCATTTAGCGTGCCGGCCGAACGAACCAGTAAACAGATTTTACCGATGTTGTACGGCCCTGAAGGGAGCGAAAGCGAAGTATTACAGGGCTACCGTGACATGGGGCAAGTGCTGGCAAAGGATAAATTCACGTTAAAAGAGGCGGCGATGACCGCGCGGCGTTCATGGCAAGTGACGCTCAGCAATGACATCAAGCTTAATCTGGGCCGTGGCGATACGATGAAACGTCTGGCGCGCTTTGTGGAACTCTACCCGGTTCTCCAGCAGCAGGCGCAAACGGATGGCAAAGAGATTAGCTACGTGGATTTACGCTATGACTCAGGTGCGGCCGTAGGCTGGAAAGTGGCCCCTGTTCAGGAACCGAATCAGCAGCAAAATCAGGCACAACAGAATCAGGCACAGGCAGAGCAACAATGA